A window of the Brassica napus cultivar Da-Ae chromosome C5, Da-Ae, whole genome shotgun sequence genome harbors these coding sequences:
- the LOC106418522 gene encoding receptor-like cytoplasmic kinase 1 yields the protein MSCFGCCGGDDFRRVAETGPKPVYGAGGHGGGHHPRADPPKNTPVIQMQPISVPAIPADELKDITDNYGSKSLIGEGSYGRVFYGVLRSGKAAAIKKLDSSKQPDQEFLAQVSMVSRLRQDNVVALLGYCVDGPLRVLAYEFAPNGSLHDILHGRKGVKGAQPGPVLSWNQRVKIAVGAARGLEYLHEKANPHVVHRDIKSSNVLLFDDDVAKIADFDLSNQAPDMAARLHSTRVLGTFGYHAPEYAMTGTLSTKSDVYSFGVVLLELLTGRKPVDHTLPRGQQSLVTWATPKLSEDKVKQCVDARLNGEYPPKAVAKLAAVAALCVQYEADFRPNMSIVVKALQPLLNPPRSAPQTPHRNNPY from the exons ATGAGCTGCTTTGGTTGTTGTGGTGGTGACGATTTTCGTCGAGTTGCTGAAACTGGTCCTAAGCCAGTCTACGGCGCAGGAG GTCACGGTGGAGGTCACCATCCAAGGGCAGACCCACCCAAGAACACGCCAGTCATTCAGATGCAGCCTATCTCCGTGCCGGCTATTCCAGCTGATGAGTTGAAGGATATAACTGATAACTACGGTTCAAAGTCCTTGATTGGTGAGGGCTCTTATGGAAGAGTGTTTTACGGTGTTCTTAGAAGCGGTAAGGCAGCTGCTATTAAGAAACTTGATTCCAGTAAGCAGCCTGATCAAGAGTTTCTCGCACAG GTATCAATGGTTTCGAGATTGAGACAAGACAATGTTGTTGCACTTCTGGGATATTGCGTTGATGGCCCACTCCGTGTTCTTGCTTATGAGTTTGCTCCTAATGGATCTCTTCATGATATTCTTCATG GTAGAAAAGGAGTGAAAGGAGCGCAGCCAGGACCTGTTCTGTCGTGGAACCAGAGAGTTAAAATTGCTGTTGGTGCGGCTAGGGGACTCGAGTACTTGCATGAGAAGGCGAACCCGCATGTTGTCCACCGAGACATCAAATCCAGCAATGTGCTTCTGTTTGACGATGACGTTGCCAAGATTGCTGATTTCGATCTCTCCAACCAAGCCCCTGACATGGCTGCTCGCCTTCACTCAACTCGTGTGCTGGGAACCTTTGGTTATCACGCTCCAGA GTATGCAATGACAGGGACATTGAGCACAAAGAGTGATGTCTATAGTTTTGGAGTTGTTCTGCTAGAGCTCCTCACAGGTCGTAAACCAGTTGATCATACCTTACCACGAGGACAGCAGAGTCTCGTTACATGG GCAACTCCTAAACTGAGTGAAGACAAGGTGAAGCAGTGCGTTGATGCAAGACTAAACGGAGAATATCCTCCCAAAGCTGTTGCCAAG CTGGCTGCTGTAGCTGCGCTATGTGTGCAATATGAGGCAGACTTCAGGCCAAACATGAGCATAGTGGTGAAGGCTCTTCAGCCTCTCCTCAATCCTCCTCGCTCTGCTCCTCAAACTCCTCACAGGAACAATCCTTATTGA
- the LOC111207171 gene encoding novel plant SNARE 13-like — translation MACNIPMSPQLEQIHGEIRDHFRALANGFQRLDKIKDSTRQTKQLEELTDKMRDCKRLVKDFDRELKDEEASNPPQVNKQLNDEKQSMIKELNSYVALRKTYMSTLGNKKIELFDMGAGPSAEPTPEDNVQVASAMSNQELVDAGMKRMDETDQAIQRSKQVVEQTLEVGTQTAANLKGQTDQMGRVVNHLDTIQFSIKKASQLVKEIGRQVATDKCIMMFLFLIVCGVIAIIVVKIVNPNNKDIRDIPGLAPPAQSRKLLYLRNPEYMGR, via the exons ATGGCTTGTAATATCCCGATGAGCCCCCAATTGGAGCAGATCCATGGCGAAATCCGTGACCACTTCCGAGCCCTCGC GAATGGTTTCCAGAGGTTGGATAAGATCAAGGATTCAACTCGACAAACCAAGCAACTCGAGGAACTCACTGACAAGATGCGAGACTGCAAAAG GTTGGTCAAGGATTTTGACCGTGAACTCAAGGATGAGGAAGCTAGTAATCCTCCCCAAGTAAATAAGCAATTGAATGATGAGAAACAGTCTATG ATTAAGGAACTCAATTCTTATGTTGCTCTAAGAAAAAC GTATATGAGTACCCTTGGCAACAAGAAGATTGAACTTTTTGATATGGGAGCTGGACCCAGCGCCGAACCTACACCTGAGGACAATGTTCAAGTCGCTTCAG CTATGTCAAACCAGGAGCTTGTTGATGCTGGAATGAAAAGAATGGATGAGACTGATCAGGCCATTCAGCGCTCAAAACAG GTTGTAGAACAAACACTAGAAGTTGGAACTCAAACTGCAGCTAATTTAAAGGGACAG ACGGATCAAATGGGACGCGTTGTGAACCACTTAGACACGATTCAGTTCTCTATCAAGAAAGCATCACAGCTTGTGAAAGAGATAGGGAGACAG GTGGCTACGGATAAATGCATAATGATGTTCCTGTTTCTCATTGTATGCGGTGTGATAGCCATTATCGTAGTGAAG ATCGTCAACCCGAATAACAAGGACATCAGGGACATCCCAGGATTAGCTCCTCCAGCGCAATCGAGGAAGCTACTATACTTGAGGAATCCGGAGTACATGGGAAGATAG
- the LOC106416737 gene encoding probable receptor-like protein kinase At3g17420, whose translation MASELKQTLTKRYGALELWEIIVIALFAAFILILAVSVWLSFRKKSKRSNFIQLLPTTDTPRHQDEIKDISVVHVSSDNNGTPLDDKFRERDIENGDNNYEKHVPPSETTHSPHLSGLQEGSHIGWGHWFTLRDLQLATNHFSKENIIGDGGYGVVYHGTLTNKTPVAVKKLLNNPGQVDKDFRVEVEAIGHVRHKNLVRLLGYCVEGTHRMLVYEYMNNGNLEQWLHGDMSHQGHLTWEARIKVLVGTAKALAYLHEAIEPKVVHRDIKSSNILMNDSFDAKLSDFGLAKLLGADKSYVSTRVMGTFGYVAPEYANSGLLNEKSDVYSFGVVLLEAITGRYPVDYERPKEEVHMVEWLKLMVQQKQFEQVVDKELEIKPTTSELKRALLTALRCVDPDADKRPKMSQAARMLESDEYPVMPREERRRRKQPRESTETNKDDTIADAKI comes from the exons ATGGCGTCTGAGCTGAAACAAACTCTAACAAAGAGATACGGTGCACTTGAGCTATGGGAGATCATAGTCATTGCTCTCTTCGCAGCCTTCATACTAATCCTCGCCGTCTCAGTATGGCTCAGCTTCCGTAAAAAATCCAAAAGATCCAACTTCATCCAACTCCTCCCCACAACCGATACCCCTCGCCATCAAGATGAAATCAAAGACATAAGCGTTGTTCACGTCTCATCAGACAACAATGGCACACCTCTAGATGACAAGTTCCGCGAGAGAGACATTGAAAATGGTGATAATAACTATGAGAAACATGTTCCTCCTTCAGAAACAACTCATTCTCCTCATCTCTCTGGTCTCCAAGAAGGCTCTCACATTGGTTGGGGTCATTGGTTCACTCTCCGTGACCTTCAGCTCGCTACTAACCATTTCTCAAAAGAGAATATCATCGGTGACGGTGGCTATGGAGTTGTGTACCATGGAACTTTAACTAACAAGACCCCTGTGGCTGTCAAGAAGCTGCTCAACAATCC aGGACAAGTTGATAAAGACTTCAGAGTTGAAGTGGAAGCAATAGGACACGTCAGGCACAAGAACTTAGTTCGGCTTCTTGGATACTGCGTTGAAGGAACACATAGGATGCTGGTTTATGAGTACATGAACAATGGGAACTTAGAGCAGTGGCTTCATGGAGACATGAGTCACCAAGGACATCTTACGTGGGAGGCTAGAATCAAAGTTCTTGTTGGCACTGCTAAAGC GTTGGCTTACCTTCATGAAGCTATTGAGCCTAAAGTGGTGCATAGAGACATTAAGTCAAGCAATATACTGATGAATGACAGTTTTGATGCTAAGTTATCTGACTTTGGTCTTGCTAAGCTGCTTGGAGCTGATAAAAGTTATGTGAGTACTAGAGTCATGGGTACATTCGG GTATGTTGCACCTGAATATGCTAACTCTGGTCTCCTAAACGAGAAGAGTGACGTGTATAGTTTTGGTGTTGTTCTATTGGAAGCTATTACTGGGAGGTACCCAGTGGACTATGAACGGCCTAAAGAAGAG GTGCATATGGTGGAGTGGTTGAAGCTAATGGTACAGCAGAAACAGTTTGAACAAGTGGTGGATAAAGAGCTTGAGATCAAACCAACAACCAGCGAACTTAAAAGAGCGCTTTTGACGGCTTTGAGATGTGTTGATCCTGATGCAGACAAGAGGCCGAAGATGAGTCAAGCTGCTCGGATGCTTGAATCTGATGAGTACCCTGTGATGCCTAGAGAG gaacgaagaagaaggaagCAGCCAAGAGAAAGCACAGAGACGAATAAGGATGATACCATAGCAGATGCAAAGATTTGA
- the LOC111206883 gene encoding uncharacterized protein LOC111206883, giving the protein MNPEPSQLQCAACEEPEPPFILTVIKDNVFRRLCADCLLKEHRGLFCPVCLDVYVARPPPDAVNICLLCSSTTHLNCSSSSSDDHFFTCPPCLDPNFSFFPKSLDNDGSGTVLDLQKAKALVAAAEIAVASAKNAAAKLEEEAVNKSIESKDAKEKAKEALEYLEDVKDKASGKKINPRKRKNSDR; this is encoded by the coding sequence ATGAATCCAGAACCGAGTCAACTCCAATGCGCAGCTTGCGAGGAGCCTGAGCCGCCGTTCATCCTCACCGTCATCAAAGACAACGTTTTCCGGAGACTCTGCGCTGATTGCTTGCTCAAGGAGCATCGTGGCCTCTTCTGCCCTGTTTGTCTCGACGTCTACGTCGCCCGCCCTCCTCCAGACGCTGTTAACATCTGCCTCCTTTGCTCTTCCACCACTCACCTCAACTGctcatcctcctcctccgaCGATCATTTCTTCACTTGCCCGCCATGCTTGGACCCTAACTTCTCCTTCTTCCCCAAGTCTCTTGACAACGACGGCTCAGGAACGGTTCTCGACTTACAAAAGGCCAAGGCTCTCGTCGCAGCGGCGGAGATCGCGGTAGCTTCTGCCAAGAACGCGGCGGCTAAGTTAGAGGAAGAAGCTGTTAACAAGAGCATCGAATCTAAAGACGCCAAGGAGAAAGCTAAAGAAGCATTGGAGTATCTTGAGGACGTTAAAGACAAAGCTTCGGGGAAGAAGATTAACCCTAGGAAGAGGAAGAACAGTGACCGCTGA